CTTCGAAGATCTGGGAGGCGGGCACGCCTTGCGCCTCGGCGACACGAGCCATCACATCTGCCTCGACAAAGCGGTTATGGGCGGCTGCACCAGTGACAATCAGGTGTGGAGCGACCCCGCGCTGGTATTCATGCACGGCTTCCGTCACGCGGTCGAGAAGTTCAGGCGTGGGATTGCCGTCGCTATCAGCGGGAGTACCCAGAACCACGATTGCGTCGAAGCTTTCGCGGTTTGTGTTACTCACTGGCGCGAAATGGCGGGCGATCACCGCCCAGAGCAAGACGGCCAAGATCAATCCGATGCAGGCGAAGGCGGTTACAACCGGCGGTTGGCGATGCCATGGATTTTTCCGGCTTCGCGCATGGGGCGAGCGGCGTACAGGTCTGCGAGTGGGGACTGATTTACGGACAGGGGCGGTCATTCATTCTCCATCTTCCAATGTAACCGGAGAACGAACGCCCACCCACCGAGGCCGATGTCATGCATTTACAGCTTTGCGGGAACTTCCCAGGCAGAGAAGACAAACTCGTTCAGCGGCTTCCGCTGCCGGGGAGCCTCTTCCATGGCGATCATTTGCTCTTGCCCCAACGCCACTGGTTCGCCCTGATAGCCGAGAGCCGTCACCGCTCCGACAACGAAATCAGCCGGAACCTCAAATGCCGCGAGCGCGGCTGCGTGATCGAAGCCCGCCATAGAGTGCGTTGACAGACCCAACGCCGCAGCCTGCAGCGTCAGCAGGGACGTGGCAGCGCCCAGATCATAGAGACCATAGCCATTGTCCGCGCCGTTGTGACTAAATTTTGTTGAAGCAACGCCCAGGATCAGGACCGGAGCGGACTCGGCCCAGAATTGATTGAATTCGACGAGGGTGGCAAAAATCTTCTTATATGTTG
This portion of the Acidicapsa acidisoli genome encodes:
- a CDS encoding nitroreductase family protein, whose amino-acid sequence is MPLSAAEVNKVKQAPSIEGVLPAIHHRWSPRSFADKAVPSADLEKVFEAARWAASSFNEQPWRYFVGHKGDATYKKIFATLVEFNQFWAESAPVLILGVASTKFSHNGADNGYGLYDLGAATSLLTLQAAALGLSTHSMAGFDHAAALAAFEVPADFVVGAVTALGYQGEPVALGQEQMIAMEEAPRQRKPLNEFVFSAWEVPAKL
- a CDS encoding YdcF family protein, with the protein product MTAPVRKSVPTRRPVRRSPHARSRKNPWHRQPPVVTAFACIGLILAVLLWAVIARHFAPVSNTNRESFDAIVVLGTPADSDGNPTPELLDRVTEAVHEYQRGVAPHLIVTGAAAHNRFVEADVMARVAEAQGVPASQIFEESQARDTIQNACYSSRLMTAHGWHSAEIVSSAPHLPRAAVIFSHLSESKFEWRVHPAANLTPGYYSNAANLIEIFKTARYLVWSRWAESCP